Proteins found in one Microcella daejeonensis genomic segment:
- a CDS encoding GNAT family N-acetyltransferase: MTARPLPLDALEGYGVRLEPFAPSHLEGLRQALARPEVFAGGWGGGPAAFCEGAAFEAWIVRYLPLDSALPVPRPQVRVVRATAGPLAGRVLGTSTITDLVERSESAHIGYTAYTPEAWRGAVNPACKLLLLGHLFDHGYGRVKLQADVRNLRSRAAIARLGATFEGIARRDQQRADGSWRDTAIFSITIDDWPAVRAGLMARVAGAV, encoded by the coding sequence GTGACCGCCCGCCCGCTGCCCCTCGACGCGCTCGAGGGGTACGGCGTGCGGCTCGAGCCGTTCGCGCCGTCGCACCTCGAGGGGCTCCGGCAGGCGCTCGCGCGGCCGGAGGTCTTCGCCGGCGGCTGGGGCGGCGGGCCGGCCGCGTTCTGCGAGGGCGCGGCCTTCGAAGCCTGGATCGTGCGGTACCTGCCCCTCGACTCCGCGCTCCCCGTGCCGCGCCCGCAGGTGCGGGTCGTGCGCGCCACGGCCGGGCCGCTCGCCGGTCGGGTGCTCGGCACGAGCACGATCACCGACCTCGTCGAGCGCTCCGAGTCGGCGCACATCGGCTACACCGCGTACACCCCGGAGGCGTGGCGCGGCGCGGTCAACCCGGCCTGCAAGCTGCTGCTGCTCGGTCACCTCTTCGACCACGGCTACGGGCGCGTGAAGCTGCAGGCCGACGTGCGCAACCTCCGCTCGCGCGCCGCGATCGCGCGACTCGGCGCGACCTTCGAGGGCATCGCCCGCCGCGATCAGCAGCGCGCGGACGGCAGCTGGCGCGACACGGCGATCTTCTCGATCACGATCGACGACTGGCCCGCCGTGCGCGCGGGGCTCATGGCGCGGGTCGCCGGCGCGGTCTGA
- a CDS encoding adenylosuccinate synthase produces MPVAVIIGAQWGDEGKGKATDLLAGRIDYVVKFNGGNNAGHTVVIGDEKYALHLLPSGILTPGVTPVIAGGVVIDIAVLFEELDALEARGVDVSRLRISANAHVITHYHRTLDKVTERFLGKRQIGTTGRGIGPTYADKINRVGIRMQDLFDENILRQKVEGALHQKNHLLVKVYNRRAITVDEVVEDLLSYTERLRPMVVDTGLELHQALERGETVLFEGGQATMLDVDHGTYPFVTSSSSTSGGAATGSGIAPNRIDRVIGIVKAYTTRVGAGPFPTELFDASGDFLRDAGHEYGTTTGRPRRCGWYDAPIARYSARVNGVTDYVMTKLDVLTGLERIPVCVAYDVDGVRVDEVPVSQSDFHHATPIYEELPGWSEDISGARTFEELPKNAQDYVLAIEAMSGARISAIGVGPGRDEIVVRHDLLD; encoded by the coding sequence ATGCCAGTCGCCGTCATCATCGGCGCCCAGTGGGGCGACGAAGGCAAGGGCAAGGCGACCGATCTGCTCGCCGGCCGCATCGACTACGTCGTCAAGTTCAACGGCGGCAACAACGCGGGGCACACCGTCGTCATCGGGGACGAGAAGTACGCCCTGCACCTGCTGCCCAGCGGGATCCTGACGCCCGGCGTCACGCCCGTCATCGCGGGCGGCGTCGTCATCGACATCGCCGTGCTGTTCGAGGAGCTCGACGCTCTCGAGGCCCGCGGCGTCGACGTCTCGCGCCTGCGCATCAGCGCCAACGCGCACGTCATCACGCACTACCACCGCACCCTCGACAAGGTGACGGAGCGGTTCCTCGGCAAGCGCCAGATCGGCACGACCGGTCGCGGCATCGGCCCGACCTACGCCGACAAGATCAACCGCGTGGGGATCCGGATGCAGGATCTCTTCGACGAGAACATCCTGCGCCAGAAGGTCGAGGGCGCCCTGCACCAGAAGAACCACCTGCTGGTCAAGGTCTACAACCGGCGCGCGATCACGGTCGACGAGGTCGTCGAGGATCTGCTGTCGTACACCGAGCGCCTGCGCCCGATGGTCGTCGACACCGGTCTCGAGCTGCACCAGGCCCTCGAGCGCGGCGAGACCGTGCTCTTCGAGGGCGGTCAGGCCACCATGCTCGACGTCGACCACGGCACGTACCCCTTCGTCACGTCGTCGAGCTCGACGAGCGGTGGCGCGGCCACCGGCTCGGGCATCGCGCCGAACCGCATCGACCGCGTCATCGGCATCGTCAAGGCGTACACGACGCGCGTCGGCGCCGGCCCGTTCCCGACCGAGCTCTTCGACGCCTCCGGCGACTTCCTGCGGGATGCCGGGCACGAGTACGGCACCACCACGGGTCGCCCCCGCCGCTGCGGCTGGTACGACGCCCCCATCGCGCGCTACTCGGCCCGCGTGAACGGCGTCACCGACTACGTCATGACGAAGCTCGACGTGCTCACGGGGCTCGAGCGCATCCCGGTCTGCGTCGCCTACGACGTCGACGGCGTGCGCGTCGACGAGGTGCCGGTCTCGCAGAGCGACTTCCACCACGCGACCCCGATCTACGAGGAGCTGCCGGGCTGGAGCGAGGACATCTCGGGCGCCCGAACCTTCGAGGAGCTGCCGAAGAACGCGCAGGACTACGTGCTCGCGATCGAGGCGATGAGCGGCGCGCGCATCTCGGCCATCGGCGTCGGCCCCGGCCGCGACGAGATCGTCGTGCGCCACGACCTGCTCGACTAG
- a CDS encoding 3-oxoacid CoA-transferase subunit A, which translates to MRDALADVADGATVMIGGFGLAGQPAALIEGLIEHGATDLTVVSNNAGNGDHGLAALLAAGRVRRIVCSFPRQTDSWVFDELYRSGRIELELVPQGTLAERIRAAGAGIGAFYTPTGAGTLIAEGKEVRELDGRPHILELPLHADLALISAYRADALGNLVYRRTSRNFGPLMAAAARTTVAQVDRVVPVGALDPESVVTPGIYVQRVVEVGDRDWLDEEGALRPVAERTAVIGSSGGASA; encoded by the coding sequence ATGCGGGATGCCCTCGCCGACGTCGCCGACGGCGCGACCGTCATGATCGGCGGCTTCGGCCTCGCCGGGCAGCCCGCCGCCCTCATCGAGGGCCTCATCGAGCACGGCGCGACGGATCTCACCGTCGTCTCCAACAACGCGGGCAACGGCGACCACGGCCTCGCCGCGCTGCTCGCCGCGGGCCGCGTGCGGCGCATCGTCTGCTCGTTCCCCCGTCAGACCGACTCCTGGGTCTTCGACGAGCTCTACCGCTCGGGCCGCATCGAGCTCGAGCTCGTGCCGCAGGGCACCCTCGCCGAGCGCATCCGCGCCGCGGGCGCCGGCATCGGCGCCTTCTACACGCCGACCGGGGCGGGCACCCTCATCGCCGAGGGCAAGGAGGTGCGCGAGCTCGACGGCCGCCCGCACATCCTCGAGCTGCCCCTGCACGCCGACCTCGCCCTCATCAGCGCCTACCGCGCCGACGCGCTCGGCAACCTCGTCTACCGCCGCACGAGCCGCAACTTCGGCCCGCTCATGGCGGCCGCGGCGCGCACGACCGTCGCGCAGGTCGACCGCGTCGTGCCCGTGGGGGCGCTCGACCCCGAGAGCGTCGTCACGCCGGGCATCTACGTGCAGCGCGTCGTCGAGGTCGGCGACCGCGACTGGCTCGACGAGGAGGGCGCGCTGCGACCGGTCGCCGAGCGCACCGCAGTGATCGGGAGCTCGGGAGGGGCATCCGCATGA
- a CDS encoding 3-oxoacid CoA-transferase subunit B, whose protein sequence is MTDTPTAPTATPTAPSLAPSTGPGVRLDRTALAARIAADIAPGSFVNLGIGAPTLVADHLRPEDGVTLHTENGMLGMGPAAQGDEVDPDLINAGKIPVTELPGAAYFHHADSFAMMRGGHLDVCVLGAFQVSANGDLANWSTGAPDAIPAVGGAMDLALGARSVWVMMDLLTKGGASKLVASCSYPLTAMSSVSRVYTDHGIFEPGPAGLVLVESFGTSHAELEALVGLPLRAADPTARPEAEEARA, encoded by the coding sequence ATGACCGACACGCCCACGGCACCGACCGCGACGCCCACCGCGCCGTCCCTCGCGCCGTCGACCGGCCCCGGCGTGCGCCTCGACCGCACCGCGCTCGCCGCGCGCATCGCCGCCGACATCGCGCCCGGCTCGTTCGTCAACCTCGGCATCGGGGCGCCCACGCTCGTGGCCGACCACCTGCGGCCGGAGGACGGCGTGACCCTGCATACCGAGAACGGCATGCTCGGCATGGGGCCGGCGGCGCAGGGCGACGAGGTCGACCCCGATCTCATCAACGCCGGCAAGATCCCCGTGACCGAACTGCCCGGCGCCGCGTACTTCCACCACGCCGACTCCTTCGCGATGATGCGGGGCGGGCACCTCGACGTCTGCGTGCTCGGGGCCTTCCAGGTCTCGGCGAACGGCGACCTCGCCAACTGGTCGACGGGCGCGCCCGACGCCATCCCGGCGGTCGGCGGCGCCATGGACCTGGCGCTGGGAGCCCGCAGCGTGTGGGTGATGATGGACCTGCTGACGAAGGGCGGCGCCTCCAAGCTCGTCGCGTCGTGCAGCTACCCGCTCACCGCCATGAGCTCCGTCTCGCGCGTCTATACCGATCACGGCATCTTCGAGCCGGGGCCGGCGGGACTCGTGCTCGTCGAGTCGTTCGGGACCTCGCACGCCGAGCTCGAGGCGCTCGTCGGGCTGCCGCTGCGGGCCGCCGATCCGACCGCCCGACCCGAGGCCGAGGAGGCCCGAGCATGA
- a CDS encoding thiolase family protein, translated as MTAAVIYDAVRTPFGRIGKALAGIRPDDLAASTLRALVDRHPDLDPARIEDVILGDANQAGEDNRNVARMAALLAGLPTSVPGVTVNRLCGSSVESVIQASRAIEAGDAALMIAGGVESMSRAPWVVQKPSRAYPVGHEQMHSTTLGWRMTNPRMDGRWTVALGETAEILAERFAISREEQDAFAVRSHQRAAAAWDAGRYDAEIVPVPGVDLARDEGIRPDSTMDALAGLAPVFRSEGGTVTAGNSSPLNDGASMLLIGSEGALDAEPLARITGRGTAGNDPDVFGIAPVEAANRALARAGRTWADVDLVELNEAFAAQSLACLRLWTELDPERVNVDGGAIALGHPLGASGGRIIGHLAHALRARGGGIGVAAICIGVGQGLAVVVEA; from the coding sequence ATGACCGCTGCCGTCATCTACGACGCCGTGCGCACGCCGTTCGGCCGCATCGGGAAGGCGCTCGCGGGCATCCGCCCCGACGACCTCGCCGCCTCGACCCTGCGCGCCCTCGTCGACCGCCACCCCGACCTCGACCCCGCCCGCATCGAGGACGTCATCCTCGGCGACGCGAACCAGGCCGGCGAGGACAACCGCAACGTCGCGCGCATGGCCGCCCTGCTCGCGGGGCTGCCGACCTCCGTGCCGGGCGTGACCGTCAACCGGCTCTGCGGCTCGAGCGTCGAGAGCGTCATCCAGGCCTCGCGCGCGATCGAGGCGGGGGATGCCGCGCTCATGATCGCGGGCGGCGTCGAGTCGATGAGCCGGGCGCCGTGGGTCGTGCAGAAGCCGAGCCGCGCGTACCCCGTCGGCCACGAGCAGATGCACTCGACGACCCTCGGCTGGCGCATGACCAACCCGCGCATGGACGGGCGCTGGACGGTCGCGCTCGGCGAGACCGCCGAGATCCTCGCCGAGCGGTTCGCGATCTCGCGCGAGGAGCAGGACGCCTTCGCCGTGCGCTCGCACCAGCGCGCCGCCGCCGCCTGGGACGCGGGCCGCTACGACGCCGAGATCGTTCCTGTTCCGGGCGTCGATCTCGCGCGCGACGAGGGCATCCGCCCCGATTCGACGATGGATGCCCTCGCCGGGCTCGCCCCCGTGTTCCGATCCGAGGGCGGCACCGTGACGGCGGGCAACTCCTCCCCCCTCAACGACGGCGCGAGCATGCTGCTCATCGGCTCGGAGGGCGCGCTCGACGCCGAGCCGCTCGCCCGCATCACCGGCCGCGGAACGGCCGGCAACGACCCCGACGTCTTCGGCATCGCCCCCGTCGAGGCGGCGAACCGCGCTCTCGCCCGCGCCGGCCGCACCTGGGCCGACGTCGACCTCGTCGAGCTCAACGAGGCCTTCGCCGCGCAGAGCCTCGCCTGTCTGCGGCTCTGGACGGAGCTCGACCCCGAGCGCGTCAACGTCGACGGCGGCGCGATCGCCCTCGGCCACCCGCTCGGCGCCTCCGGCGGCCGCATCATCGGGCACCTCGCCCACGCTCTGCGCGCCCGCGGCGGCGGCATCGGCGTCGCCGCGATCTGCATCGGCGTGGGTCAGGGGCTCGCGGTCGTCGTCGAGGCTTAG
- a CDS encoding TetR/AcrR family transcriptional regulator, protein MPETVRDAAPQASTAAPERKSAGRKTSEERRAEILRATLGIVARKGFASVTLREVAAEVGVVHGLIRHYFATREELMAEAFDSAVTAELASDSALLAELAPVPALAAWLSTTPEDHYLVWIDAWSEAPRNPALAAALVRHHHDCEALLAGVIRRAVDAGLATSADPDADSRMLTALADGIAVQHHAMGVVDAPAADALVFTATEQRLGMTPGSLAAVLAGSARGQWAG, encoded by the coding sequence GTGCCCGAGACCGTCCGCGATGCTGCGCCCCAGGCGTCCACCGCCGCTCCCGAGCGCAAGTCCGCCGGGCGCAAGACCTCTGAGGAGCGCCGCGCGGAGATCCTGAGGGCGACCCTCGGCATCGTCGCCCGCAAGGGCTTCGCGAGCGTGACGCTGCGCGAGGTCGCCGCCGAGGTCGGCGTCGTGCACGGGCTCATCCGCCACTACTTCGCCACGCGCGAAGAGCTCATGGCCGAGGCCTTCGACTCCGCCGTCACGGCCGAGCTCGCCTCCGACTCGGCGCTGCTCGCCGAGCTCGCGCCCGTTCCGGCGCTCGCCGCCTGGCTCTCGACGACGCCCGAGGATCACTACCTGGTGTGGATCGACGCCTGGAGCGAGGCGCCCCGCAACCCCGCTCTCGCCGCGGCCCTCGTGCGGCACCACCACGACTGCGAGGCGCTGCTCGCGGGCGTCATCCGGCGCGCGGTCGACGCCGGACTCGCCACGAGCGCCGACCCCGATGCCGACTCCCGCATGCTCACGGCGCTCGCCGACGGCATCGCGGTGCAGCACCATGCGATGGGGGTGGTGGATGCGCCCGCCGCCGACGCGCTCGTGTTCACGGCGACCGAGCAGCGCCTCGGCATGACGCCGGGGTCGCTCGCCGCCGTGCTCGCCGGATCGGCACGCGGGCAGTGGGCCGGCTGA
- a CDS encoding DUF3253 domain-containing protein — translation MGRKRRTSDAAAEARADKTCASCGRRIEWRAAWARDWEAVRYCSDACRARKVRPVDRALEESIRSLLAQRAHDATICPSEAARAVAAAEGASGGTEDEAWRALMEPARRAARRLVAAGEVEITQGGRVVDPSTAKGPIRVRRAR, via the coding sequence ATGGGTCGGAAGCGCCGGACGAGCGACGCCGCCGCGGAGGCGCGCGCCGACAAGACCTGCGCGAGCTGCGGGCGCCGCATCGAGTGGCGGGCGGCGTGGGCGCGCGACTGGGAGGCGGTGCGCTACTGCAGCGACGCCTGCCGGGCCCGGAAGGTGCGGCCCGTCGATCGGGCGCTCGAGGAGAGCATCCGCAGCCTGCTCGCGCAGCGCGCGCACGACGCCACCATCTGCCCGAGCGAGGCCGCCCGCGCGGTCGCGGCGGCCGAGGGCGCGAGCGGCGGCACCGAGGACGAGGCCTGGCGCGCGCTCATGGAGCCCGCCCGTCGCGCCGCCCGCCGGCTCGTCGCCGCGGGCGAGGTCGAGATCACGCAGGGCGGCCGGGTCGTCGATCCGTCGACGGCGAAGGGGCCGATCCGGGTGCGCCGAGCGCGCTGA
- a CDS encoding nuclear transport factor 2 family protein has protein sequence MTAITDDLPARLIHQEHEGWDALVRGDGGTHFHHAMTDDAVLITPGSVVERGAVMAALQGATWDDYAMSEHRVVRLGERAAVLAYRVRASRDGAPVDLRATTAYLYHEGRWRVGSHQQTPVD, from the coding sequence ATGACCGCGATCACCGATGATCTGCCCGCCCGACTCATCCACCAGGAGCACGAGGGGTGGGATGCGCTCGTGCGAGGCGATGGCGGCACGCACTTCCATCACGCGATGACCGACGACGCGGTGCTCATCACGCCCGGCTCGGTCGTCGAGCGCGGCGCGGTCATGGCGGCGCTGCAGGGCGCGACCTGGGACGACTACGCGATGAGCGAGCACCGCGTCGTGCGGCTCGGCGAGCGGGCCGCGGTGCTCGCCTACCGGGTGCGCGCCAGCCGCGACGGCGCGCCCGTCGACCTGCGCGCCACGACCGCCTACCTCTACCACGAGGGCCGCTGGCGGGTCGGATCGCACCAGCAGACGCCGGTCGACTGA
- a CDS encoding TrmH family RNA methyltransferase — MTEPELPVERPAHGVGPHPEPWPDDPRLDPELLREGDARNVVDRYRYWSMAAIVADLDERRHPFHVAIENWQHDMNIGSIVRTANAFLAAEVHIVGRRRWNKRGAMVTDRYQHVRHHESVAELVEFARARGLTIVAVDNVEGSRPVDARPLPERCLLLFGQEGPGLSAEALAAASEVVEIRQFGSTRSMNAGAAAAVVMHEWVRVHAASAGAS, encoded by the coding sequence GTGACCGAACCCGAGCTGCCCGTCGAGCGCCCGGCGCACGGCGTCGGCCCGCACCCCGAGCCCTGGCCCGACGACCCCCGGCTCGACCCGGAGCTGCTGCGCGAGGGCGACGCCCGCAACGTCGTCGACCGCTACCGGTACTGGAGCATGGCCGCCATCGTCGCCGACCTCGACGAGCGGCGGCACCCGTTCCACGTGGCCATCGAGAACTGGCAGCACGACATGAACATCGGCTCGATCGTGCGCACGGCCAACGCGTTCCTCGCCGCCGAGGTGCACATCGTCGGCCGCCGCCGCTGGAACAAGCGCGGCGCCATGGTGACCGACCGCTACCAGCACGTGCGCCACCACGAGTCCGTCGCCGAGCTCGTCGAGTTCGCGCGCGCTCGCGGGCTGACCATCGTGGCGGTCGACAACGTCGAGGGCAGCAGACCGGTGGATGCCCGGCCCCTGCCCGAGCGGTGCCTGCTGCTCTTCGGGCAGGAGGGCCCCGGGCTGAGCGCCGAGGCGCTCGCCGCGGCCTCCGAGGTCGTCGAGATCCGGCAGTTCGGGTCGACCCGGTCGATGAACGCCGGAGCCGCCGCCGCCGTCGTCATGCACGAGTGGGTGCGGGTGCACGCGGCATCGGCCGGAGCATCCTGA
- a CDS encoding DNA-methyltransferase produces MSETGADHPDAPLWHPDGPDLLVHGDNLAAMRRLPEASMRLIYLDPPFNTGRAQQRATTRNVRDPEGAWRGYTGTSYTRTVEALTRYDDRFADYWGFLAPRLEEAWRLLDDRGTLYLHLDYREAHYAKVALDALFGRDCFLNEIIWAYDYGAKSRSRWPTKHDTILVYVKNPSAYYFDSTAVDREPYMAPGLVTAEKAARGKLPTDVWWHTIVTTTGREKTGYPTQKPLGVLRRIVQASSAEGDWVLDPFAGSGTTAEAARLLGRRVIAIDESPDAVAVMQRRLGLDIHRA; encoded by the coding sequence ATGAGCGAAACCGGCGCCGATCATCCGGATGCCCCGCTCTGGCACCCCGACGGCCCCGACCTGCTCGTGCACGGCGACAACCTCGCGGCCATGCGCCGCCTGCCCGAGGCGAGCATGCGGCTCATCTACCTCGACCCGCCGTTCAACACCGGCCGGGCTCAGCAGCGGGCCACGACCCGCAACGTGCGCGACCCGGAGGGGGCGTGGCGCGGCTACACGGGCACGAGCTACACCCGCACCGTGGAGGCCCTCACCCGCTACGACGATCGCTTCGCCGACTACTGGGGCTTCCTCGCGCCGCGGCTCGAGGAGGCCTGGCGGCTGCTCGACGACCGCGGAACCCTCTACCTGCACCTCGACTACCGCGAGGCCCACTACGCGAAGGTCGCCCTCGACGCGCTGTTCGGCCGCGACTGCTTCCTCAACGAGATCATCTGGGCCTACGACTACGGCGCGAAGTCGCGATCGCGCTGGCCGACAAAGCACGACACGATCCTCGTCTACGTGAAGAACCCCTCCGCGTACTACTTCGACTCCACCGCGGTCGACCGCGAGCCGTACATGGCTCCGGGGCTCGTCACGGCCGAGAAGGCGGCCCGCGGCAAGCTGCCCACCGACGTCTGGTGGCACACGATCGTCACGACGACCGGCCGCGAGAAGACCGGCTACCCCACGCAGAAGCCGCTCGGCGTGCTGCGCCGCATCGTGCAGGCCTCGAGCGCCGAGGGCGACTGGGTGCTCGACCCCTTCGCCGGCAGCGGCACGACGGCCGAGGCCGCCCGCCTGCTCGGGCGCCGCGTCATCGCGATCGACGAGAGCCCCGACGCCGTCGCCGTGATGCAGCGCCGACTCGGTCTCGACATCCATCGGGCATGA
- a CDS encoding HAD-IIA family hydrolase, whose product MADRSEIECWLTDMDGVLVHENTALPGAAALIQQWRDTGTPFLVLTNNSIFTPRDLAARLRSSGLDVPEESIWTSALATADFCRSQMPGGSAFVIGEAGITTALHEAGFIMTETNPDYVVVGETRNYSFDAITKAIRLINTGARFIATNPDATGPSAEGPMPATGAISALITKATGKEPYVVGKPNPMMFRSAMNRIGAHSENTAMIGDRMDTDIVAGIEAGLHTILVMTGISDEREIGRYPFRPSEILSGVHELVSSEPVEVEL is encoded by the coding sequence ATGGCTGACCGCAGTGAGATCGAGTGCTGGCTGACCGACATGGACGGCGTGCTCGTCCACGAGAACACCGCGCTGCCGGGGGCCGCCGCCCTCATCCAGCAGTGGCGCGACACCGGCACCCCGTTCCTCGTGCTGACGAACAACTCGATCTTCACCCCGCGCGACCTCGCCGCGCGCCTGCGCTCGAGCGGGCTCGACGTGCCCGAGGAGTCGATCTGGACGAGCGCTCTCGCGACCGCCGACTTCTGCCGCAGCCAGATGCCCGGCGGCAGCGCCTTCGTCATCGGCGAGGCCGGCATCACCACGGCCCTGCACGAGGCGGGCTTCATCATGACCGAGACGAACCCCGACTACGTCGTCGTCGGCGAGACCCGCAACTACTCCTTCGACGCCATCACGAAGGCCATCCGCCTCATCAACACCGGCGCCCGCTTCATCGCGACCAACCCCGACGCCACCGGCCCGAGCGCCGAGGGGCCGATGCCCGCGACGGGCGCCATCAGCGCGCTCATCACGAAGGCGACCGGCAAGGAGCCCTACGTGGTCGGCAAGCCGAACCCGATGATGTTCCGCTCGGCGATGAACCGCATCGGCGCGCACAGCGAGAACACGGCCATGATCGGCGACCGCATGGACACCGACATCGTCGCCGGCATCGAGGCCGGGCTGCACACCATCCTCGTGATGACGGGCATCAGCGACGAGCGCGAGATCGGCCGCTACCCGTTCCGCCCGAGCGAGATCCTCTCGGGCGTGCACGAGCTCGTCAGCAGCGAGCCGGTCGAGGTCGAGCTGTAG
- a CDS encoding septum formation family protein produces MTDDRPERADGVPSAPPSAPDAGRPDGVPSAPPSASDAGRPDGALPSRRAVRAAASAGEQEPPSVVPSEPVADAGAPPELVEPPVPSAPAPGPATEPVAIEDLATQAIAVEDLTTQAVPIEELVTQAVPMGELLDPPPPANVDAPTELIADAGDLASARPSGPSTLDTVFGDSAFVEYEDAPLLARRPDETRSGRRASPAAPAAGDAAASAALAGAVAPTRASAAGTAAGTSTGMPRSQKVLIGIAVGLGVLVAVIAAFIIGMRLPGLVGFGPVASMGPGLESSAAPSGEPGADPSAGDTGADAGADPSADPTAEPAPSESAAPATGPLPPGLQEWDALVGGECLDPFIDPWQEEYVVVDCAAPHAAQLVVVGTLPGEEVSAYPGEEALAGQIPALCRAAGVIDLAAGAAYRDLQVEGAYPVSAEDWAEGERRYSCFVTRSSGEPITGSLAAPLG; encoded by the coding sequence ATGACCGACGACCGGCCGGAGCGCGCCGACGGCGTGCCGTCGGCACCGCCCTCGGCACCGGACGCCGGGCGCCCCGACGGCGTGCCGTCGGCACCGCCCTCGGCGTCGGACGCCGGGCGCCCCGACGGCGCGCTGCCGTCGCGACGGGCGGTGCGGGCCGCTGCGTCCGCCGGCGAGCAGGAGCCCCCGTCGGTCGTCCCATCGGAGCCCGTCGCCGACGCGGGCGCGCCGCCGGAGCTCGTCGAGCCCCCGGTGCCGTCCGCTCCCGCCCCCGGCCCCGCGACCGAGCCGGTCGCGATCGAGGACCTCGCCACGCAGGCCATCGCCGTCGAGGACCTCACGACGCAGGCCGTGCCCATCGAGGAGCTCGTCACCCAGGCCGTGCCGATGGGCGAGCTGCTCGATCCGCCCCCGCCGGCGAACGTGGATGCCCCCACCGAGCTCATCGCCGACGCGGGCGACCTCGCCTCCGCTCGGCCCTCCGGCCCCTCCACCCTCGACACCGTCTTCGGCGACTCCGCCTTCGTCGAGTACGAGGATGCTCCGCTGCTCGCCCGCCGCCCCGACGAGACCCGCTCGGGCCGCCGCGCATCCCCGGCGGCGCCGGCCGCGGGCGATGCCGCCGCCTCCGCCGCACTCGCGGGGGCGGTCGCACCGACGCGCGCATCCGCCGCCGGCACCGCCGCCGGCACCAGCACCGGCATGCCGCGCAGCCAGAAGGTGCTCATCGGCATCGCGGTGGGGCTCGGCGTGCTCGTCGCCGTCATCGCGGCCTTCATCATCGGCATGCGCCTGCCCGGCCTGGTGGGCTTCGGACCGGTGGCGTCGATGGGGCCGGGCCTCGAGAGCTCGGCCGCGCCGAGCGGGGAGCCCGGTGCCGACCCGAGCGCCGGCGACACGGGCGCCGACGCGGGCGCCGATCCGAGCGCCGACCCGACCGCCGAGCCCGCCCCGAGCGAGAGCGCCGCCCCGGCGACCGGCCCGCTGCCCCCGGGACTGCAGGAGTGGGACGCTCTGGTGGGCGGGGAGTGCCTCGACCCCTTCATCGACCCGTGGCAGGAGGAGTACGTCGTCGTCGACTGCGCCGCCCCGCACGCCGCCCAGCTCGTCGTCGTCGGCACCCTGCCCGGCGAGGAGGTATCGGCCTACCCGGGGGAGGAGGCGCTCGCCGGCCAGATCCCGGCGCTGTGCCGCGCGGCCGGCGTGATCGACCTCGCGGCGGGCGCCGCGTACCGCGACCTGCAGGTCGAGGGGGCGTACCCGGTCTCGGCCGAGGACTGGGCCGAGGGGGAGCGCCGCTACAGCTGCTTCGTGACGCGCAGCTCGGGCGAGCCGATCACCGGGTCGCTCGCGGCTCCGCTCGGCTGA
- the pyrE gene encoding orotate phosphoribosyltransferase — MTDAREQLIQYIRDEAVFHGDFTLSSGKKATYYIDLRKVSLDHRVAPLIGRVMTELIADIPDIAAVGGLTMGADPIAAAVLHQGAAAGHAYDAFVVRKEPKDHGRGKQVEGPELEGKRVIVLEDTSTTGGSPLAAARALEKVGAIVVAVAVVVDRATGAQQVIEDAGYEYRAALGLSDLGLA, encoded by the coding sequence GTGACCGACGCACGCGAGCAGCTGATCCAGTACATCCGCGATGAGGCCGTGTTCCACGGCGACTTCACCCTCTCGAGCGGCAAGAAGGCGACGTACTACATCGATCTGCGCAAGGTCAGCCTCGACCATCGCGTCGCGCCGCTCATCGGGCGGGTCATGACCGAGCTCATCGCCGACATCCCCGACATCGCCGCCGTCGGCGGGCTCACCATGGGCGCCGACCCGATCGCGGCCGCCGTGCTGCACCAGGGGGCCGCCGCCGGCCACGCCTACGACGCCTTCGTCGTGCGCAAGGAGCCGAAGGACCACGGCCGCGGCAAGCAGGTCGAGGGCCCAGAGCTCGAGGGCAAGCGCGTCATCGTGCTGGAGGACACCTCGACCACGGGCGGTTCGCCGCTCGCCGCCGCCCGCGCGCTCGAGAAGGTCGGCGCGATCGTCGTCGCGGTGGCCGTCGTCGTCGACCGGGCGACCGGTGCGCAGCAGGTCATCGAGGATGCCGGATACGAGTACCGCGCCGCACTCGGCCTCAGCGACCTCGGGCTCGCCTAG